In one Streptomyces marincola genomic region, the following are encoded:
- a CDS encoding PhzF family phenazine biosynthesis protein, translating into MHRYTVVDAFSRHPLAGNPVAVFFDADDLTPEVMQRIARETNLSETTFVLPSRRGDAHIRIFTPVNELPFAGHPILGTALALGRRLKKDSLRLETALGVIPIELFDDDGAAAARMRQPIPTWEPYEHAAQLLAALGVPASTLPVEIYRNGPRHVFVGLPDVAALSALRPDHRALGAFPDMAANCFAGSGSRWRTRMFSPAYGVVEDAATGSAAGPLAVHLARHGLASYGQELEITQGVEMGRPSLMRVVAQGRGEHVHRVTVGGHGTIAADGTLYV; encoded by the coding sequence ATGCACAGGTACACGGTGGTGGACGCCTTCAGCCGCCATCCGCTGGCGGGAAACCCCGTGGCCGTCTTCTTCGACGCGGACGACCTCACGCCCGAGGTGATGCAGCGCATCGCCCGGGAGACCAACCTCTCGGAGACCACCTTCGTCCTCCCGTCCCGGCGCGGCGACGCCCACATCCGCATCTTCACCCCCGTCAACGAACTGCCGTTCGCCGGCCACCCGATCCTCGGCACCGCGCTCGCCCTCGGCCGGCGGCTCAAGAAGGACAGCCTGCGGCTGGAGACCGCGCTCGGCGTCATCCCCATCGAACTGTTCGACGACGACGGCGCCGCGGCGGCGCGGATGCGGCAGCCCATCCCGACGTGGGAGCCCTACGAGCACGCGGCACAGCTGCTGGCGGCACTCGGCGTTCCCGCGTCGACGCTGCCGGTGGAGATCTACCGCAACGGCCCGCGCCACGTGTTCGTCGGCCTGCCGGACGTGGCCGCGCTCTCGGCGCTGCGCCCCGACCACCGGGCGCTCGGCGCGTTCCCCGACATGGCCGCCAACTGCTTCGCGGGGAGCGGCAGCCGCTGGCGCACCCGGATGTTCTCCCCGGCCTACGGCGTGGTCGAGGACGCGGCCACCGGCTCCGCGGCCGGGCCCCTCGCCGTGCACCTGGCCAGGCACGGCCTCGCCTCGTACGGCCAGGAGCTGGAGATCACGCAGGGCGTCGAGATGGGCCGCCCCTCCCTCATGCGGGTCGTCGCGCAGGGCCGGGGCGAGCACGTCCACCGGGTGACCGTCGGCGGGCACGGGACCATCGCCGCCGATGGCACCCTGTACGTCTGA
- a CDS encoding isochorismatase family protein produces MTGIPAIAPYPLPTEPGPPGNRAHWRVRPERAVLLVHDMQRYFLRPFPEPLRSELVRNAGTLRARCAALGVPVAYTAQPGRMTDEERGLLKDFWGPGMRTEPADRDVVAELAPAPGDWTFTKWRYSAFHRTDLLARLRAAGRDQLVLCGVYAHVGVLATALDAYAHDIEPFLVADALGDFSEAHHRMALDYAAQRCGMVLATGAVLP; encoded by the coding sequence ATGACCGGCATCCCCGCCATCGCCCCCTACCCGCTGCCCACCGAGCCGGGCCCGCCCGGCAACCGCGCGCACTGGCGCGTGCGGCCGGAACGCGCGGTGCTGCTCGTGCACGACATGCAGCGCTACTTCCTGCGGCCCTTCCCTGAACCGCTGCGGTCCGAGCTGGTGCGCAACGCCGGCACGCTCCGCGCGCGCTGCGCCGCCCTGGGCGTGCCCGTGGCCTACACGGCCCAGCCCGGCCGGATGACCGACGAGGAACGCGGCCTGCTCAAAGACTTCTGGGGCCCGGGCATGCGCACCGAGCCCGCCGACCGCGACGTGGTCGCGGAACTCGCCCCCGCGCCGGGCGACTGGACGTTCACCAAGTGGCGCTACAGCGCCTTCCACCGCACCGACCTGCTCGCGCGCCTGCGCGCCGCGGGCCGCGACCAGCTCGTGCTGTGCGGGGTCTACGCCCACGTCGGGGTGCTGGCGACCGCGCTCGACGCCTACGCGCACGACATCGAGCCGTTCCTCGTCGCCGACGCGCTCGGCGACTTCTCCGAGGCCCACCACCGGATGGCCCTCGACTACGCGGCCCAGCGCTGCGGCATGGTCCTCGCGACCGGGGCGGTGCTGCCATGA
- a CDS encoding anthranilate synthase family protein, whose protein sequence is MTAHTPAPRPEAPRAAGTPDLLDRLLTAAAPHAPFALLHRPESGTAGVVDVLTGDITHPRTLADLPLDDDRAEGHGTLLLVPYRQLAERGYPAPDDGAPLVAMAITDREEVPLPDVLARVPHVPAEVASHGFDEDDDAYADTVRRVVTDEIGTGEGANFVIKRSFRADIRAFSPRHALSFFRSLLRREQGAYWTFVIHTGQRTLVGATPERHVSLRGGTATMNPVSGTYRYPATGPTLPGLTAFLADEKETDELYMVVDEELKMMARLCDGGARIKGPYLKEMARLAHTEYLIEGRTRRDVREILRETMFAPTVTGSPLESAARVISRHEPEGRGYYSGVAALIGRDRAGDRTLDSAILIRTADIDPRGHTRIDVGATLVRHSVPAAEAAETRAKSAALLDALKSGDSGRLGRHPDVRAALRRRNDGIADFWLSGGGARGVAAPRLAGVSALVVDAEDTFTAMIRHQLSAIGLDVTVRRFDEPYTFDGHDLVVMGPGPGDPRRDADPKIRHLAAAIDALLAERRAFLAVCLSHQVLSRRLGLHLTRLAAPHQGTRRRIDLFGSAERVGYYNTFAARSAEDKWEVAGTGVVDVSRDARTGEVHALRGPHFASVQFHAESVLTVDGPRILARLIQGVLDR, encoded by the coding sequence ATGACCGCCCACACCCCCGCTCCGCGCCCGGAGGCGCCGCGGGCCGCCGGCACCCCCGACCTGCTCGACCGCCTCCTGACCGCCGCGGCGCCCCACGCGCCGTTCGCGCTGCTGCACCGCCCGGAGAGCGGCACCGCCGGCGTCGTCGACGTGCTGACCGGCGACATCACCCACCCGCGGACGCTGGCGGACCTCCCCCTCGACGACGACCGCGCGGAGGGGCACGGAACGCTGCTCCTTGTGCCCTACCGGCAGCTCGCCGAACGCGGATACCCCGCACCCGACGACGGCGCCCCGCTGGTCGCGATGGCCATCACGGACCGGGAGGAGGTGCCGCTGCCCGACGTGCTCGCCCGCGTCCCCCACGTGCCGGCCGAGGTGGCGTCGCACGGCTTCGACGAGGACGACGACGCCTACGCGGACACCGTCCGCCGCGTCGTCACGGACGAGATCGGCACCGGCGAGGGCGCCAACTTCGTCATCAAACGCTCCTTCCGCGCCGACATCCGGGCCTTCTCGCCGCGGCACGCGCTCTCCTTCTTCCGCAGCCTGCTCCGCCGCGAACAGGGCGCCTACTGGACGTTCGTCATCCACACCGGGCAGCGGACGCTCGTCGGCGCCACCCCCGAGCGCCACGTCTCCCTGCGCGGCGGCACCGCCACGATGAACCCCGTCAGCGGCACCTACCGCTACCCCGCCACCGGGCCCACGCTCCCCGGGCTCACCGCGTTCCTCGCGGACGAGAAGGAGACCGACGAGCTGTACATGGTCGTCGACGAGGAACTCAAGATGATGGCGCGCCTGTGCGACGGCGGGGCCCGCATCAAGGGCCCCTACCTGAAGGAGATGGCACGGCTGGCCCACACCGAATACCTCATCGAGGGCCGCACCCGGCGCGACGTGCGCGAGATCCTGCGCGAGACGATGTTCGCGCCCACCGTCACCGGAAGCCCGCTGGAGAGCGCGGCCCGCGTCATCAGCCGCCACGAGCCGGAGGGGCGCGGGTACTACAGCGGCGTGGCCGCGCTCATCGGCCGCGACCGCGCGGGGGACCGCACCCTCGACTCCGCGATCCTCATCCGCACCGCCGACATCGATCCGCGCGGGCACACGCGCATCGACGTCGGCGCCACCCTGGTGCGCCACTCGGTACCCGCGGCCGAGGCCGCCGAGACCCGCGCCAAATCGGCGGCCCTGCTCGACGCGCTGAAGTCGGGGGACAGCGGCCGGCTGGGCAGGCACCCCGACGTCCGCGCGGCCCTGCGGCGGCGCAACGACGGCATCGCGGACTTCTGGCTGAGCGGCGGCGGCGCACGAGGCGTCGCGGCGCCGCGCCTGGCCGGCGTGAGCGCGCTGGTCGTCGACGCCGAGGACACCTTCACCGCGATGATCCGGCACCAGCTGTCCGCCATCGGCCTCGACGTGACCGTCCGCCGCTTCGACGAGCCCTACACGTTCGACGGACACGACCTCGTGGTGATGGGACCGGGACCCGGCGACCCGCGCCGGGACGCCGACCCCAAGATCCGCCACCTGGCCGCCGCGATCGACGCCCTCCTCGCCGAACGCCGCGCCTTCCTCGCGGTGTGCCTGAGCCACCAGGTCCTCAGCAGGCGCCTCGGCCTCCACCTCACGCGCCTGGCCGCTCCCCACCAGGGCACGCGCCGCAGGATCGACCTCTTCGGCTCCGCCGAGCGCGTCGGCTACTACAACACGTTCGCCGCGCGCAGCGCCGAGGACAAGTGGGAGGTGGCGGGCACCGGTGTCGTGGACGTCAGCAGGGACGCGCGGACCGGCGAGGTGCACGCCCTGCGCGGACCGCACTTCGCGTCCGTCCAGTTCCACGCCGAATCCGTGCTGACCGTCGACGGCCCCCGCATCCTGGCCCGGCTCATCCAGGGGGTGCTCGACCGATGA
- a CDS encoding response regulator, producing MADEQAGPDTPTRVFLLDDHEVVRRGVHDLLNDEPDIEVVGEAGSVAQALARVPALRPDVAVLDVRLPDGDGVTVCRELRSRLPELACLMLTSFDDEEALLDSIMAGAAGYVLKQIQGSDLVSAVRTVARGQSLLDPSATTKLMARLRGGSRQEEERDALPGLTDREREILVLIGEGLTNRQIGQRLYLAEKTVKNHISRLLAKLGVERRIQAAVIATEVRDRLRGGH from the coding sequence ATGGCGGACGAGCAGGCCGGCCCCGACACACCGACCAGGGTCTTCCTCCTCGACGACCACGAGGTGGTGCGGCGCGGGGTCCACGACCTGCTGAACGACGAGCCGGACATCGAGGTGGTCGGTGAGGCCGGCAGCGTCGCGCAGGCCCTGGCGCGCGTCCCGGCCCTGCGCCCCGACGTCGCGGTGCTCGACGTCCGCCTGCCGGACGGCGACGGCGTGACCGTGTGCCGCGAACTGCGCTCCCGCCTGCCGGAACTCGCCTGCCTCATGCTCACCTCGTTCGACGACGAGGAGGCGCTGCTCGACTCGATCATGGCGGGCGCGGCCGGCTACGTGCTGAAGCAGATCCAGGGCTCCGACCTCGTCTCGGCCGTGCGCACCGTGGCCCGCGGCCAGTCGCTCCTCGACCCGAGCGCCACCACCAAGCTGATGGCCAGGCTGCGCGGCGGCAGCCGCCAGGAGGAGGAACGGGACGCGCTGCCCGGGCTCACCGACCGGGAGCGCGAGATCCTGGTCCTCATCGGCGAGGGCCTGACCAACCGCCAGATCGGCCAGCGCCTCTACCTGGCCGAGAAGACGGTGAAGAACCACATCTCCCGCCTGCTCGCCAAGCTCGGCGTGGAACGGCGCATCCAGGCCGCCGTCATCGCCACCGAGGTCCGCGACCGGCTGCGCGGTGGCCACTGA